Part of the Thiohalophilus sp. genome is shown below.
CAGCTCAATGAGATACTGAAAATGACCCGGGTTTCCGGGTTGTCCGATTTTTACAATACGGCACATTCCTGCTCAGGCTATCTTCGACAATGGCCTGGTACTTAAGTGATTGGGGAAAGTGCGTTGATCAAGGCCTGCCCCGGGCCATGTGCCTGAAAAATTAAAATGTTGCCCCCCTGCAAAACAGAATAACGGAGGACCTGCGTAATGAAACTTCCCGTCACATTGATGTCGCTGACAGCCGCGCTCGTTCTGAGCGGATGCGGCGCCGTAAGCGGTTTGACGAGCTCCCAGTCCGGCGCTTCGGCAGAAGCCGATACGACGCTGCAGGATGAGCTCGGTCCCTATAACGGCCCCCGTCCCCGTGTGGCGGTCGCCGATTTCAAATGGAAGGTCGACCAGGGTGGCCGATCGGTGAAGATCTCCGGTCTGCCGGGGACAGGCAGTGGCATCACCATCAGCGAGCAGGAACACGGGGTGATGACCGGACTGGAAGACATGCTCACTACCGCACTGGTCCAGAGCCAGCGCTTTCGGGTACTGGAGCGCAGCCAGCTTGAAGAAGTTCAGTCCGAGCAAAAGCTGGGAGCCTCCGGTCAGGTCGATGCGGCAACTGCCGCACAACGGGGAAAGATCGCCGGCGCGGACCTTCTGATCGTCGCCGCGGTCACCGGCTGGGAGCCGAATACCAGCGGCGGTTCCGCCAGCGGTGGCGGCGGCCTGCTGGGCAAGGCCGGTGCCGTGTTCGGCGGTCTCTCCGGGGCGATGAATAAATCGGCCATGGCGATGGATATCCGCCTGATCGATTCAAAGACCGGTGAAGTGGTCGCGGCCACCAATATCGACGCCGAGGCAAAAGACGTGAATCTCGGTGCCGCCCTGGGCGCGATCGGTGGCGGCGCCTTCGGCGGCGGCGCCCTGTCGTCCTACTCCAATACGCCGATGGAAAAAGTCATCCGCGAGTGCATCTACGAATCGACCAAGTACGTCGTAAAAAGTACGCCGAACCGTTACTTCCAGGAAAATTGATCCTGGCCATGTACCCGGGGTCGTACTGCTGATCGACACGGAATCAAACAGCGGAAAGTACAGCAGTGTCAGCGGAGGGAGTTACCACACCGCCAGCGGAAACAACAGCAGCGTCAGCGGTGGCGCCAATAATAACGCCAGTGGGGACTCCAGCAGCGTCAGTGGTGGGGAGTCCAATAGTGTCATCGGGAGCTTCAGCAGCGTCAGCGGAGGAAGTTTTAATAGCGCCAGCGGGCAATCCAGCAGCGTCAGCGGTGGATATCTCAACACCGCGAGCGAGAGAGAGTAGCGTCAGCGGGGGGACCCAAAACACTGCCAGCGGGATCCCACAGCAGCGTCAGCGGTGGTGATTCGGTAGAGGCGGCGACAACGGCTGGCTGGGCGGCGGGCTCTTCGGGCACCTACGCCGACCCATAAATTAGGCAGGCACGGTAAATAATTTAACAGTGACCTCGTCCCTCGTCCCTCGTCCCTCGTCCCTCGTTACTCGCCCGAAGGGCGGGGGGTGGGGTGCTAAATAAGTGTTCCGAATACCCGATTACGTTGTTCAAAAGATTGCTTCGCTTCGCTCGCAATGACCGAAAATAGAGAGGTCATTGCGAGGAACAACGTGACGAAGCAATCTCTCTGGACTGATATTCGGAACACTTATTTAGCTGGCCTGTTTGATGCGGTGTTTGGAGCGCAGGGTATAGGGTTTGAGCTCCGTGGGCAGGTCGAGGTATTCACTCAGCATGATGATCAGCTTGCGTTTGTCGCCGGCGCCGATCTGTTTGAGCTTGTCGATCACTTGCTTGTCCTCGAGCGAGTCGTTGAAGTCGCGCAGAATGTAGATACCGTAATGCGGCGTGGTATCGATGTGTTTCAGGACCTCCAGCGGCGTCCGGGTATGGGGGAGTGTGATGTGAGCGGCGCCGAGTCGGTGTATGCCTTCCCCGGGCAGATGCATATAGAACGCCTTGTTACTGAAGCGGCTCAGCTGGGTAAACAGATCGATGACCCGATCCGTGTCATAGGTTTCCATCGTCGCCAGTTTGAAGCGGGTTTCAAGAATCTTTTCCAGCTGGTGCAGGTAGTTCATTCTGCTGATTCCAAATGATCGGCGTTAAACCCCAGTATAATCCTTCTCTTGCGACTTCATAGGTCCGGAGTGTGACCGGGTTCAAATTCCGGGGGGTTTAACACTTCGGGGAGCTGACCGAGGGCCTGAAGGGTTTTGGCTGTACCAACGCGGCCGGTCAGGCACCGCGCAAACAGCGTCCCTGGCAACCCGGGCAGACAGACTTGAGGCAAAAACCATAAATATCAATTAAAACAATAACTTGAAGAGTTGTTCCGGTGCGTCGTCGATAACCGGCGCGGTTGCGGCGCGCCGGCACTTGCTTTTGCGGAACGGCTGGGCAACAGTGCGGTCTAAAAAACGGTTATATCAGCACACAGACACTTGAAGGGGGAAAGCATGTTGCTGAGAAAATTGTGGATCATACTGCCGGCACTGCTGTTGTCGATGGGACAGCCGGCGTTGGCCGCCGAGGGCGAGGGGCTGGACGAGGGAATGAACAATCCGGGCTATCACGAAAAACCGGACTGGTTCAAAGTCTCCTTTCTGGATATCCGCGAGGACATCGAAGAAGCCGCCGCGAATAATAAACGCGTGATGCTCTATTTCTACCAGGACGGCTGTCCCTATTGCGCGAAGCTGCTGCAGGACAATTTCGGTCAGAAGGATATTGCCGAGATGACCCGGGAAAACTTCGATGTGATCGCCATTAACATGTGGGGCGATCGGGAAGTGACCGACCTGAACGGCAACATGCTCACCGAGAAAAAGTTCGCCGAGAACCTCAAGGTGATGTTTACCCCGACACTGCTGATGATGGATGAAAACGGCAAGGTTGCGTTGCGCGTCAATGGCTATTACGCGCCCGATAAGTTCATGGCCGCGCTGGAATATATCAGCGAGAAAAAAGAAAACCAGCTGAGCTTTCGTGAATACTACAAGGAAAAAGGCGGCGAAAAAGCCACTGGCAAATTACACCAGGCCGAATTCCTGCAGGATCCGCCCTATAATCTGCAAAAGCTCTCCAGTAAAGACAAACCCTTGCTGTTGATGTTCGAACAAAAAGCATGCAGAGCCTGCGACGAGTTGCATGGCGATATCTATCCACGCGAGGCAACCCGCGAGCAGCTGGCACGTTTCGACGTGGCCCGGCTGGATATGTGGAGCGATGAAAAAGTCGTCGGGCCCGACGGCAAGACCACCACGGCCAAAGAGCTGGCCGGGAAGCTGGATATCAAATACGCCCCGACGCTGGTGTTCTTTGATACCGACGGCAAGGAGGTATTCCGTGCCGAGGCCTATTTGAAAGCCTTCCATGTGCAGTCAGTCATGGACTACGTGGCCTCCGGCGCCTACAAGGAACAGCCCAACTTCCAGCGCTTCATCTCCGCCCGCGCCGACAAACTCGAAGCACAGGGCGTACACGTCGACCTTTGGGAATAATCTCATAAGGCAATGTTGAATGTTGAATGTTGAATTTTAAGTTTTGAATAGCGGACAGATACATATTCAAAATTCAGCATTCAAAATTCAACATTGCCTTACATGTCCTCCGCGTTTAATTTCGCAATCTCAAGAAAGGGTGTCTTGCTGTGCCTGCAGGATCTGGCCGTTGACGTTTTCGCTGTCGGGGCCGAGCAGGTAGAGATAGGCCGGCAAGATCCGCTCGATGAGGGCGTGCTGGTTGGGATCCTCGCCGGGGAAGGCGGTGCGCCGGGTCTGGCTTTGCACCGGGCCGGGGATCAGGCTGTTGACCCGGATCGGGGTGTTGGTCTCCAGCTCGCTGGCCAGGATCTGCATCAGGTTGTCGGCGCCGGCCTTGCTCACGCTGTAGGCGCCCCAGTAGGCACGGCCGCCCTGGATTTCGCTGGCGGAGGTGAAGATCAGCGACGCGGCGGACGATTTTTTCAGCAGCGGCAACAGGGCCCGGGTCAGTAAAAAAGGTGCGTTCAGATTGACCTGCAGCACCCGGGCCCACAAGGTCGTATCATAGTGTTCCACCGGCGTGAGTGCGCCGAGTTGCGCCGCGTTATGGACCAGGCCATCCAGGCGCCCGAACTCCTGCTCGAGGGTCTCGGCCAGCTGTTGATAATGCTCGGGCGTGGCCCCTTCCAGATCCAGCGGCACGATCGCCGGCGCCGGGTGACCGGCGTCGACAATGCGGTCGTAGACCTGTTCCAGCGTTTTAATGGTGCGTCCCAGCAGGATGACCGTGGCGCCGTGCGCCGCGAGCGTTGCGGCCAGTTCGGCGCCGATACCGCTGCCGGCACCGGTGACCAGAATGATCCGATCCTGCAGCAGGTCCGGGCCGGGTTGATAATCTGAAAGTGCTGTTGTCATGGGGAAGTGTCTTGTTCCGGGTTCTGGAGGGCCTGATGGGCCAGGGTCGCGCATTGTACCCCGCTTCGTACCGCCCCTTCGAGCGTGGCGGGATACCCGGTGCGGGTGTAATCCCCGGCCAGCCATAAACCGCGGATTGCGGTGCGGTGGTCGGGACGTTGCGCATTGATCCCGACCCGGCTGGCAAAGGTGGCGCGTTTTTCACGCAGCACATACGCCTGTTCATGGGCGGGCCAGTCGGGAAACAGGGTGGCCAGCTCCTGCGCCAGCCGGACGATCAGCTGCGGATTTTCCAGTTGCAGATGATCGCCCCGGCTGCTCAGCACCACCGCCAGCAGACCCGGCTGATCATAAACGCCGCGATCGAAAACCCATTGGCCCAGCCCGCCGAGCAGCCCCAGCATGGGTTGCGGCAGTTTCACCGTGGGCGGGTAGTGCAAATAGACGGTACAGATTGGCTCATAGGTAAATGCGTCACACTGTTGCCGCAAACTCGCCAGTGCCGGCTGCGTTCGGCTCAGGGCGCTGAGCGCATAAGGCGGCACGGCGAGTATCACCTGATTGGCGTGAAGCTCACCAGCGGCCGTGCCCACGCCCTTGATTTGTTGATCTTCGATCAGCAGTCGGGTCACACGTTGACCCAGACGGACTTCACCGCCCTGCTGTTCGATATATTGCATGGCCGGTTCGTTAAACAGCGTGCCGAGATCATGTTTGGCATAGAGCAGATCCGAATCTCCGCGCTGCTGCAAAAAGGCATCGCGCAGGACATTCACGAACAGCTCGGCGGAACTCTCCGCCAGCGGCGTGTTCATCACCGCGAGACACAGCGGGTTCCAGAATTTGTGGATCAACTCGGGCGTCTGGCCAGTCTGTTGCAACAGGGCGAGCAGGGATTGATCAGTTTGTCCACCCAGCCGGTTGCGCCATAACAGCCAGCCGAATTTGAGGGCCTGTCGACGACTGGCGAAGGTGAGGCCGCGCGCCCGGAGCAAGGCCCAGAGCAGATGCAGCGGTGCGGGCAAGCGGGGCGCACACAGTTCAAGTCCCGTTCCCCGGCTGTTGTGGATCTGCAGATGCAGGGGCCGGCGCTCGAAAGCCGATTCGGCGGGCACACCGATCTGTTGCAGCAGCGCCAGCGTGCTGCGGTACGCCCCGATGAACAGATGCTGGCCGTTGTCCACCGCGTGACCGGCGAAGGCGACCTTGCGCGCCCGCCCGCCCGGCTGGCGGGCCGATTCCAGCAACAGCGGCCGATGGCCGAGACCGGCCAGCCGGGCCGCCGCCGCCAGTCCGGCCCAGCCGGCCCCGACGATGATCACCGATTCCTGTTTCATTAATCCATGTCCGTCCCGGGATGATGTCGGCTGCGCCGTTTTTCCCGCCAGACGGTTTTCCCGGCCAGCCATAACTTGGCGAACGCGGTCAGACTCAGGCGCCGGGTCAGCACATGAAAACCGTCTTTTTCCAGCTCATCGAGCAGGCCTGCATAGATGGCGCTCATAATCAGCCCGGCGCGCTGGGCGGGACGATCGATCGCCGGTAAATGATCATGGGCGCGTTGGTAGTAGTCACGGGCCCGACGGGCCTCGAACGCCATCAATTGATAAAAGCCGGGGCTCTCCCGGCCTTGCAGCAGATCCGCCTCGCTGACGCCGAACTGTTGCAAATCTTCCTGTGGCAGATAGATGCGGCCGCGTCGGGCATCCTCGCCGACATCCCGCAGGATGTTGGTCAGCTGGAAGGCCATGCCGAGATCCCGCGCATATTTGAGCGTGCGCCGATCGCGATAACCGAAAATCTCCGCCGATAACAGGCCGACCACGCTGGCGACCCGGCAACAGTACAGCGACAGTTCCCTGAACGTGGCATAGCGCTGCTGTTCGAGATCCATCTCCATCCCGTCGATGATCTCCATAAAATATTCCTGCGCCAGATCAAAATCGCGGATGGCCGGTTGCAGCGCCCGGGTGACCGGATGTTGCGCTTGCCCGCTGTAGAGACGCTCGACTTCCGAGCGCCACCATTGCAACTTGACCCGCCGGATCTCGGGCATGCTGTCGGCATCCACCACATCATCCACTTCGCGGCAAAAGGCATACAACGCGGTGATGGCGCGGCGGCGATGGCGGGGCAAAAACAGGAAGCTGTAATAAAAACTGGAGCCGCTGGCCGCGGTCTTGTCCTGGCAATACTGTTCGGGCGTCATGATGCGCTCAGTTTATCAGATTCCGCAGCCGGGTTTGCCTGCCCGGCGGCGTCGGCCCGGACGCGGGAAGGCGGCCTGAACGAGCATGGCCAACCCGTCGCGGTATGTCAGTCGTGGCCGGGCAAAGGCATCGTTCGGGTCCTCATGCAAATGTTTGAGTATGCGGGCGCCGCCGGCGATGATCAGCCGCAGTTCAAAGGCGAAGCGGCCACGGAGCCGCAGCCCCAGCGGGGCGCCGGATTCGAGCAGGCGGCGGGCCCGGTCGATTTGCTGGCGCATCAGCGCCTGCATGGCAAAATCGGTGGTGCGGTTGGCCAGGTGGGCTTCGCTCACGCCGTGACGCTGCATCTCGTCCCCGGGCAGATAGATGCGGTTGTTTTCCGTGTAGTCCTGATGCATGTCCTGCAAAAAATTGATCAATTGCAGGGCGGTGCAAATGGCATTGGAATAACCGAGGTTGATCTCACTGGCTGTATGATTGAGCTGCAGCAGCAATTCACCCACCGGGTTGGCCGACAAGCGGCAATAGTCCATCACCTCCCCGAAATCGGCATAACGGGTTTTTTCCACATCCTGGCGAAAGGCCTGCAACAGGCGCTCAAAAGGTTGCACGGGAAGTTGATGCCGATGGATAACATCCTGCAGGGCGATAAACACCGGATCCTCGGATACCGAGCCCTGCTGCAGCTGTTGCAGGCGGGCCTGGTAGTCATCGAGTTTCGCCAGACGCTGTTCGGCGCTCAGATCGCCTTCATCGGCAAAATCATCCGCAGTGCGGGCAAAGGCGTAAATGACCATCACCGCCGGGCGGATACGCGCCGGCAGCAGCCGGCTGGCGACGGGAAAATTCTCGTAATGGTTACGGGCCATTGCCGCGCAGTGGGCGTAGGCACCGGCCAGGTTATCGCTTGTCATGACAATCGGCTGTGATATCTTAGGAGCATAAGAATGAAGGAATCAGGATATGAAAAAGCTTAAATTGATCATTTTCGGCATTATCATCGGTCTGGCCGTGGGGCTGTGGTTCGGCGTCAACATTGGCAAGGGGAACCCGATATTGAGTAACCCCCTGGATGGGCCGACGCTCAAACAGCGGGTTAAAGATACAACCGGCGATGCCGTGGAACGGGCCGGCAAGAAGATGGGAGAGATCGGTTCGGGTATCAAGGGTAACCTCGAGAAGGACTAGGTTTCTTCGTCGGGGTTGGTTTCGATCTGGCGAACGCCGCTTTCGACCTGTTCCTGCGCCTCGATCTCCTTGCTGGAGCTGATGCCCATTTCGCGAAACTTCTGTGCACTGGGCAGGATGCGGCTGTCAAACGATCCCACCGTACTGTTGAAATGCTTGACCGTCGTATCCAGGCTGCGCCCCATCTTGTGCAAATGACCGGTGAAGGTCGCCAGTCGCTGGTATAGCTCTTCACCAATCTTCTTGATGTGTTCGGCATTCTTGGCCAGTTGCTCCTGGCGCCAGCCATAGGCCACCGCGCGCAACAGGGCGACAAAACTGGTCGGCGTGGCCAGAATGACATTCTTGCTCAGTGCATCTTCCATCAGCTGATAATCGGTTTCCAGCGCCGCGCTCAAAAACTGATCGCCGGGAATAAACAGCACTACAAACTCGGGCGACTGACTGAACTGACTCCAGTACGCCTTGCTGTGCAGTTCATTGATACGCTGGCGAACATTTTTGGCATGGCGTTGCATGTGCTGCTGGCGCTGTTCGTCATTACTGCTTTCGATGGCACTGAGATAGGCGTCCAGCGGGGTTTTGACATCCACCACGATTTCGCGTCCGTCGGGCATGCGCACGATCATATCCGGGCGCTGGCGACCTTCATCGGTTTTGACGTTTTCCTGCTGATAAAAATCGCAATGCTCGACCATCCCGGCCAGTTCCGCCAGCCGCTTGAGGGTCAGCTCGCCCCACTGACCCCGCACTTCCGGTCGGCGCAATGCCTGGACCAGGTTATGGGTCTGATCGCGCAGCGCCTGTTGGGTGAGATTCATGGTCTCGATATGCTTGTGCAGGGCGCCGTAGGCTTCCTTGCGCTCTTTTTCGATATTCTGAATCTGCAGTTCGGTTTTGTTCAGTGACTCGCGGATCGGCTTGACCAGTTCCTCGATGGCTTTTTCCTTCTGCGCCAGATCGCCTTTGGCCTCGCTTTGAAACTTCTCCAGCTTTTGTTGCGCCAGCTTCAGGAACTCTTCGTTATTATGCTTGAGCGCCTGACTGGAGAGCGCTGAAAAGGTGTCGCCGAGCTGTTCCCGGGCCTCTTTAAGTGCCTTGATCTTCTCGTCGGCGTGCTGGCGTTCCAGTTCCAGCGTGGTACTCAGCTGACTGTTCTCCCGCTGCAGCGCATTGATCCGTCCCTGCAGCCACAGATACACCCCCAGCGCCCCGACCAGCAGGGCGCCAACAGCAATCGCGGCGTAAATCAGTTCCTGGCTCATATTTCAATTTTGAGTTTTGAATTTTGAATGTTGAATTGAAGAAAGCGCATTTAATTCAGAATTCAAAATTCAACATTCAAAATTGCTTAACTTAGCCATTGCAGAATCGCTTCGGGGGATTCCACCAGCCCGTCGGCGCCCCAGGTGTCCGGTTGTTCATCCTCGCCAATATAACCGAACAGCGCAACCAGTGTCTGCATCCCGGCACGGCGCCCGGCTTCGATGTCCCGCGGGGCATCGCCGACATACAGGCATTGATTCGCTTCGCTGCCGCACTGTTCACAGGCGTGAATGAGCGGCGCGGGATCGGGTTTGCATTGTGGCAGGGTATCGCCGCTGACAATACAGGCCGCGCGTTCGCCAAGGCCCAGCGCTTGCAGCAGGGGCTCGGTCAGCCAGCCGGGTTTATTGGTGACCACGCCCCAGTTATGGCCGCGGGTCTCGAGGTTGTCGAGCAGCTCGGCCATACCGGGAAACAGGACCGTGTGGGTGGCGAGGTTGGTACGATAAATCTGCAGCAGTTGCCGGCGTAGCGCCTCGAAATCGACTTGCGGCGCGGATTCACCAAAGCCCAGCTCGATCAGCGCCTTGCCGCCGTGGGAAACCACCGGCCGGATCACCTCGAAGGGCAGGGCGGGCAGATCATGGCTCAGGCGCACCGCATTGAGCGCATGCGCCAGGTCCGGCGCGGTGTCGGCCAGCGTGCCGTCCAGATCAAACAGAACGGTCCGGATGGCGCGTGAGCTGGCGAGATCGCCAGGTGGCGAGGTCGATAGATCGCGAGATCGCGAGTTCGATACTTCGTGAGAACGTGGGCCAGTCCTGGCTGGTTTGCTTTTGTTAGTCATATGATTTAACGAACTTCCGCTCTCACTATCTCGCGATTTCACGCCTTCAGGGATTGATGCAGTTTATAGAGCATTTTATCAATTCTCTGGAGGATTTCGTCCAACTGCTCTCGTTGTGATTCTGTGCAATAATTCAGCAGACGAGCAATATCGAGCTGTGTATCCAGTTCACTTAATGAGCCTCTGGCGATTGCAACAAAATGGCGAAATTCATTATTGCCGTTTCTTGCCGCACCTTCAGCAATATTTGAAGGTATGCTTACTGCAGCTCGTCGTAATTGCTGACTCAATCCGAATCTCTCGATGTTCGGAAAATGCTGTGTGATTCTATAAATTTCACTAACCAGCTGTGTTGATAAAGTCCATGCGTGTAATTGTTTATGCGGCTTATCCATGTCCGCGTCTCCCTTGTGAAGTGAGATCGTGAGATCGTTAGAGCGACAGGGCGTGAGATGAGGAAATCATGAGAACACCCGGTAGTTGACAGGAAGTCCAGCCGGCTCACCATCGTTGCCTAACGCCCTAACGCCCTAACGCCCTAACGCCCTAACGCCCTAACGCCCTAACGCCCTAACGCCCTAACGCCCTAACGCCCTAACGCCCTAACGCCCTAACGCCCTAACGCCCTAACGCCCTAACGCCCTAACGCCCTAACGCCCTAACGCCCTAACGCCCTCTGACTGTGTAACAGGTAATTGACGCTGACATCATGACCCAGGGAATAGGTCCTGGTCAGCGGATTGTAACTCATGCCGGTCAACTCGCGAGTCACCAGCCCGGCTTCACGCACCCAGCTTTCCAGTTCCGCCGGTTGAATGAACTTGGCGTAATCATGCGTGCCTTTGGGTAACAGCTTGAGCACATACTCGGCGCCGATGATCGCAAACAGATAGGACTTGGGATTGCGGTTGATGGTGGACAGAAACATATGGCCATCGGGTTTGACCAGTTGCGCGCAGGCGCGAACGATCGATGCGGGATCGGGTACGTGTTCCAGCATCTCCAGACAGGTCACCACGTCGTATTGTTCCGGCTGTTGCGCGGCCAAAGCTTCGGCGGTGATCTGTTGATAGTCGACCTCCACGCCCGATTCATGCTGATGCAGCCGGGCCACACTCAAAGGGGCTTCCCCCATATCAATCCCGGTGACCGTCGCCCCGCGTTGTGCCATGGACTCGGACAGAATCCCGCCGCCGCAGCCCACATCCAGCACCTGTTTGCCTTCGAGCTTGACCCGGCGATCGATATATTCCAGCCGCAGCGGATTGATCTCGTGCAGCGGTTTGAATTCCCCATGCGGATCCCACCAGCGCGAGGCGAGATCCTCGAACTTGGCGATTTCCTGGTGATCGACGTTGGTGTGCGTGGATGACATATAATAAGGTGTCCCGTTGGTAGATAATCATTCTACCGCAGAGGCGCAGAGACGCAAAGGACACAGAGTATATTTGTTGACGCAGTTTTGAGGGCTTGCTTTGTGTTGTTAAAGTGTCTTGTTATAGAAATATGTGGAATAGCAAAAAAATAAATTGGATTTTCTTTGCGTTCTCTGCGCCTCTGCGGTGAGATATTTTAATCCAGGTGGGCAAGACGCCGTTGCCAGTCTGATACCCGCTCCAGAACGGTATGCGTGTCGATGGTGGTCAGTTCGCGCTGGTTGAGCAGCTGGCGGCCGGCGACCCAGACGTCGGTGACCTGTTCGCGGCCGGCGGTGTAGACCAGTTGCGACACCGGGTGATAGACCGGCTGGGTCTCCAGTGTGCCCAGGTCGACGGCAATAACATCGGCCGATTTACCGACCTCCAGCGAGCCGATCTCCTGCTCCAGCCCCAGCGCCCGGGCGCCGTTGAGGGTGGCCATGCGCAGCACGTCCTCAGCGGGCAGGGCGCTGGCGTCACCGGCCACGGCCTTGGCCAGCAGCGCGGCGCTGTGCATCTCGCTGAACATGTCCAGATCGTTGTTGCTGGCCGCGCCATCGGTCCCCAGGCACAGGTTGATTCCGGCCTGTTGCAGCTGGTGCACCGGGCAGAAACCGCTGGCCAGTTTCAGGTTGGATTCGGGACAGTGCACCACATGCACGCCGGCTTCGGCCAGGCGCGCGATCTCGTCCGGATTTATCTGGGTCATGTGCACCGCCAGCAGATGCGGATTGAGCAGACCCAGCTCGTCGAGGCGCTGCAGCGGGCGCTTGCCGTCCTGGTTCTGACTCTCCGCGACCTCGTGGGCGGTCTCATGCACATGCATGTGAATGGGAATGTCCAGCTCTTCGGCGTAGGTGCGAATACGTTGCAGGGGGTCATCGGAGACCGTATAGGGCGCGTGCGGTGCGAAGGCGGTGGTGATCAGGCTGT
Proteins encoded:
- a CDS encoding TRZ/ATZ family hydrolase; amino-acid sequence: MKIDTLLYARWILPIEPQGVLLENHAIAIDNGRIEAILPAGEAAQCYSADTIRHLDQHILLPGLINLHGHAAMTLMRGLADDLPLMEWLQQHIWPAEQQWVGKEFVHDGSLLACAEMLRGGTTCFNDMYFFPEETVRAVEQAGMRACVGLIMIDFPTPYAQSPDEYLSKGIALHDQLRSHSLITTAFAPHAPYTVSDDPLQRIRTYAEELDIPIHMHVHETAHEVAESQNQDGKRPLQRLDELGLLNPHLLAVHMTQINPDEIARLAEAGVHVVHCPESNLKLASGFCPVHQLQQAGINLCLGTDGAASNNDLDMFSEMHSAALLAKAVAGDASALPAEDVLRMATLNGARALGLEQEIGSLEVGKSADVIAVDLGTLETQPVYHPVSQLVYTAGREQVTDVWVAGRQLLNQRELTTIDTHTVLERVSDWQRRLAHLD